The sequence CGGCGAATCCAATTCTCCATTTTCAATTTGCTGCACTAATCCCGGGCAGGGTTGGTTGATCACTTTTACATTTTGCGCAAAACGTTCTACCACGCTGGCAAATAATTCGCCCTGGAAAGTTGCAGTCGTTGCAATCACTCCCACCACGCCGGTTTGTGTTTGCTCTGCTGCAGGTTTCACAGCGGGTTCCATTCCCACGAACAAAACACCCGGATGTTTTTCGCGAAGATATTTCAGTGCGGCAGCCGATGCCGTGTTGCATGCAATGACAATGATCCTGCATTTTTTTTCCAGAAGGAATTTCACCACGCGTTCACTCAGTACACGGATCTGCTCCATTGTTTTTTCACCATAAGGAAGATTGGCGCTGTCGCCGAAATAAATAATATTTTCATTCGGCAATAATTCGCGCACCGCGCGCAGCACACTCACACCACCTATGCCCGAATCAAAAATACCTATTGGAGAAATTGAATTCATGATCTAAAGTTCCAAAAAAAACGAATCCCAAATTCCAATTTATTTTTTTTGGAATTTGGGACTTTTTACTGCCGCTGCCGCTTTAAACTGCCGCTGCTGCCTACTGATTAATGTCCGCCTCCGGGAGGTGGTTGCACTGTTCCTCCGCCTGTTCCGGTAGCCACTGCCGGTTTGGGTGCCGGAATTTTCAGTTGAGCCATCACCAGTGTAAAAATATCGTCGGTCGATTCGGAATAAAGTACATCGGAAGCTTCCGAACTATCGAGTACATATTTGTATCCGTTCTTTTTCGCTACATCGGCAACTGCTTTTTTCGCTTCAGCGTTGAGCGGTTTAAGCAATGCATCCTGCAGGGCGGCGAGTTCTGTTTGCGCTTCCTGCGAATAGATCGCATAATTCTGCTGCATATCGCTCAATTGTTTTTCTGCAAGTTTAATGTTGAGTGCGGTCATGTATTTCCGCTGGCTGTCGAGCTGGTTTGATTTGTAACTGTACTCCTGCTCCATTGCATCGAGCGTTTTCTGGTAGGACAAACCGACTTTCGTGAGCGAATCTTTTACTTTCTGATACTTTGGCCAGATATTGTAAAGTGAATCCATGTCGAGGTGAGCGATCTTCTGGGCGCCTGCATTGAGCGGCGCAACAAAACTGATGAGGGCAATGACCGCGATGCGCAATAATTTTTTCATTTTTATTTTTGGTTTGGTGTATTTGATTTATTTCCGGAATTTTCTGAAAATTATTTTCCTCCGCTCCCACTGCTGCCTCCGCCTCCGCTGCCTCCGGATTTTTTCCAGCCGAGGATCTCAAGTACGTCGTCGCTTTTATCGTATTTAGGATTGGAATAAAGAATAGTAAGATCACTTGCTTTGTCGAACACCACTGCGTAACCGCCGCGTTCCGCCATTTCCTTCACTGCATTGTAGATCTGATCCTGTATGGGCTTCACCAACTCCTGGCGTTTTTTGAAAAGTTCTCCGTCCACACCGAATTTTGATTTCTGAAAATCTTTTGCCTCTTTTTCTTTTTCTACAATTTCCGCCTCTCTCTTCTGACGCAATTCATCCGTGAGTAATAATTGTTCCTGCTGGAAATTTTTATACAACGCATCGATCTCTGCATATTTCGCTTCCACTTCTTTCTGCCATTGAACAGAAAGATCATTCAATTGTGTTTGCGCTTGCTGGTATGCCGGGCTTTGTCCGAGTATATAATCTGAATCCACAAAACAGAATTTCTGTCCGTAAGTGAAACCGGCCGTTGCAAGAAGTGCGATGACGATGGAGAAAATTTTCCGTTTCATGATCTTTTGTTTTTTGGTTCCTTTCCCGAAAAACGGGGCTAAAGTACAAATTTGTAATTGCTCAGAGTTCCCCGAGATTCATTCCTATAGTGAAATGCACCTGCGAATGCTGCATGAAAGGTTGCGTAGGAACCGTATCGAAACGATATCCCCAGTCGAGGCCAAGTAATCCGAACATTGGCAGGAACACGCGCACACCCACACCTGCTGAACGGTAAACATCGAACGGATTGAATCCTTTGAAAGTGTCCCATGTATTTCCTGCTTCTACAAATGCGAGGCCATAAACTGTTGCGCTCGGATTAAGCGAAACAGGATAACGCAATTCCCACGTATATTTTGCAATGATTGGCGCACCGGTACGATGCGTGGTGAGCGATTGATCGTCGTATCCGCGCAATGCAATAATTTCTCTTCCATCAAGCGCATAACCGGTGAGGCCACTTCCTCCGAGATAAAATCTTTCGAACGGTGCAATTCCGGTACGCGTGTTGTATGCGCCGAGATAACCAAACCCAATTCGTGTATTCAGAACAAGATTTCCTGAAATGCGCGTGAACCACGAAGAAGTGAATTTCCATTTATAGAATTCAACCCACTTGTAACGTTCCTGCGTGGAGAGCGTGGAATAATTTTTTCCGTTCCAGAGTGAATAGGGCGGAGAGAATTCTCCGATGACTTTTATATCCGATCCGCTTCTCGGATAGATCATCTGGTCGGTAGAATTCCGGTCGAGCGTAAAACGCGCGTTGATATTGTTTGCATAACCATTCGCAAAAGCAAATACAGAATAAAAATTATGCAGATCGTAGTATTGATAATTCGCTTCGAGATAAAGCGTAAAATAATCGTCCGGTTTTTTCAGGCGGATTCCGTAACCAACCGAAACACCCGTGATCTTCACAAAAGTTCTGTTCGGATCGGTGAATTTCAAACCGTTCGATTGTACAGAATGATAAAGAGTGAATGAAAGTGAATTCGGTTTTTTTCCGCCGAGCCATGGCTCTGTGAAAGATGCATTGTAAGATTGAAACCAATAACCATTCGATTGCGCGCGCACACTTAATTTTTGTCCGTCACCGGAAGGAAGCGGACGCCACGCGTCTTTTTTCCAGAAATTTTTCGTGGAAAAATTATTGAATACCACACCGAGTGTTCCTACCACTCTTCCTGCTCCCCATCCACCGGAAAGTTCCACCTGGTCAGAAGGTTTTTCCACCACCACATATTCTATATCTACAGTTCCTGTGTAAGGATCTGGTTTCGGATTGATCTGAATTCTTTCCGGATCGAAATAGCCGAGCGTCGCAAGTTCGCGCTGTGAGCGAATGAGATCGGAACGGCGGAACATCTGTCCCGGCCGCGTGCGTATCTCGCGCATGATCACTGCATCATTTGTTTTTGTATTTCCGCTCACAATTACATTCCTGATCGTGGCTTGTTTCCCTTCGTAAATGCGCATTTCATAATCGATGGAATCACCGTGCACATTTACTTCCACCGGATCGATCTGGAAAAAAAGATAGCCATCATCCATGTAAAGTGAACTCACATCATTACCGGTTGGATTTTGGTACAAATGTGTTTGCAATAATTCTTCGTTGTAAAGATCACCGGGTTTTATGCCGAGCACCTGGCTGAGTTTATCACTCGAATATTTTGTATTCCCATTCCAGGTGATGGTTCCGAAATGATATACGTGCCCTTCATCAATTTTCATTTCTATCACAACACGGTTGAGCGATTTTTTGTAAACGGTATCC comes from Bacteroidota bacterium and encodes:
- the bamA gene encoding outer membrane protein assembly factor BamA, coding for MKKIYSIIFFLFAFAPVFAQNSTGQVGGDYVVDYSNTKDFNLVAVYVHGCQIVDSNVVRLISGLPIGDKITIPGDKTGDAIDNIWKEGLFDDIRIEVAKVEGDYIWLDIIVVEKPMITKYKIVGVKKSEDEDLRAKLHLGGMLLTDFRARFITETVNEHYRADGYLNCKTTLVPHYQDSAHSRLLLDIVVDKGKKVKISDIFIDGNVAFSDGKIRRAMKDTKQKRWYQVFKSAKYLEDNYTKDKDNVIAKYHKKGYRDAKLVTDTVYKKSLNRVVIEMKIDEGHVYHFGTITWNGNTKYSSDKLSQVLGIKPGDLYNEELLQTHLYQNPTGNDVSSLYMDDGYLFFQIDPVEVNVHGDSIDYEMRIYEGKQATIRNVIVSGNTKTNDAVIMREIRTRPGQMFRRSDLIRSQRELATLGYFDPERIQINPKPDPYTGTVDIEYVVVEKPSDQVELSGGWGAGRVVGTLGVVFNNFSTKNFWKKDAWRPLPSGDGQKLSVRAQSNGYWFQSYNASFTEPWLGGKKPNSLSFTLYHSVQSNGLKFTDPNRTFVKITGVSVGYGIRLKKPDDYFTLYLEANYQYYDLHNFYSVFAFANGYANNINARFTLDRNSTDQMIYPRSGSDIKVIGEFSPPYSLWNGKNYSTLSTQERYKWVEFYKWKFTSSWFTRISGNLVLNTRIGFGYLGAYNTRTGIAPFERFYLGGSGLTGYALDGREIIALRGYDDQSLTTHRTGAPIIAKYTWELRYPVSLNPSATVYGLAFVEAGNTWDTFKGFNPFDVYRSAGVGVRVFLPMFGLLGLDWGYRFDTVPTQPFMQHSQVHFTIGMNLGEL
- a CDS encoding OmpH family outer membrane protein, which produces MKKLLRIAVIALISFVAPLNAGAQKIAHLDMDSLYNIWPKYQKVKDSLTKVGLSYQKTLDAMEQEYSYKSNQLDSQRKYMTALNIKLAEKQLSDMQQNYAIYSQEAQTELAALQDALLKPLNAEAKKAVADVAKKNGYKYVLDSSEASDVLYSESTDDIFTLVMAQLKIPAPKPAVATGTGGGTVQPPPGGGH
- a CDS encoding OmpH family outer membrane protein; translated protein: MKRKIFSIVIALLATAGFTYGQKFCFVDSDYILGQSPAYQQAQTQLNDLSVQWQKEVEAKYAEIDALYKNFQQEQLLLTDELRQKREAEIVEKEKEAKDFQKSKFGVDGELFKKRQELVKPIQDQIYNAVKEMAERGGYAVVFDKASDLTILYSNPKYDKSDDVLEILGWKKSGGSGGGGSSGSGGK
- the murI gene encoding glutamate racemase, which gives rise to MNSISPIGIFDSGIGGVSVLRAVRELLPNENIIYFGDSANLPYGEKTMEQIRVLSERVVKFLLEKKCRIIVIACNTASAAALKYLREKHPGVLFVGMEPAVKPAAEQTQTGVVGVIATTATFQGELFASVVERFAQNVKVINQPCPGLVQQIENGELDSPATEKMLRGWLEPMKEKNIDALVLACTHYPFVRPLIEKILGDKVRVIDPAPAIAKQVKKILEESGGRRSEGGEEKQLSVPVVRGETIYCTSGDPQKFNDIFLKLTGKNADVVMKPQLD